Proteins from a single region of Syntrophales bacterium:
- a CDS encoding glycosyltransferase family 2 protein, whose product MTKRSPLLAELPTPPHGRTGWPWTEASPLPAPDLPEGAVWPRITVVTPSYNQGAYLEETVRSVLLQGYPNLEFIVVDGGSTDETLAVIRRYEPWITYWVSEPDAGQTDAIRKGVGKSSGEILAWLNSDDFYAPGALLVVGARFAKAPQVDLLYGDCAMVDGAGRLMDHFRVRQGGLPELLEENFIPQPGAFCRREIWEAVGGPDPALQFVMDYDLWIRLFLAGVRAEYLPVLLAWFRYHQDSKSVVQSVRFGYEFLGVLDRIAGELPEDRLRKACLKSYYKTFRLILAWREIAAAEGNGSREAVAGDLACWAAHLRGNMAAYRRYPRLLGLSYYCIGKYYCLQGAMEEGRRFLGDALRIPGGLLSRALPGRLAASLGKGPFAWYHRRCKAIAGRLRWGRS is encoded by the coding sequence ATGACGAAGCGTTCTCCCCTTCTGGCGGAGCTCCCTACGCCCCCACACGGGCGGACCGGCTGGCCCTGGACGGAGGCCTCCCCGCTGCCGGCTCCCGACCTGCCCGAAGGGGCGGTGTGGCCGCGGATCACCGTCGTCACGCCGTCTTACAACCAGGGGGCCTACCTGGAAGAGACCGTCCGCTCGGTCCTCCTGCAGGGTTACCCAAACCTGGAGTTCATTGTCGTGGATGGCGGGAGCACCGACGAGACCCTTGCCGTCATCCGCCGCTACGAGCCCTGGATCACCTACTGGGTGAGCGAGCCCGATGCCGGCCAGACCGACGCGATCCGGAAAGGTGTCGGGAAATCCTCGGGGGAGATCCTCGCGTGGCTCAACTCGGATGACTTTTATGCCCCCGGAGCACTCCTGGTTGTGGGCGCCCGCTTTGCCAAGGCGCCGCAAGTGGACCTCCTGTACGGCGACTGTGCGATGGTTGACGGTGCGGGCCGCCTGATGGACCATTTCCGGGTCCGACAGGGAGGGCTTCCGGAACTTCTGGAAGAGAATTTCATACCCCAGCCCGGGGCGTTCTGCCGCCGGGAGATCTGGGAGGCCGTGGGCGGACCGGACCCGGCCCTCCAGTTCGTCATGGACTACGACCTCTGGATCCGCCTCTTCCTGGCGGGGGTCCGGGCCGAGTACCTGCCGGTCCTCCTCGCGTGGTTCCGTTACCATCAGGATTCCAAGTCGGTCGTCCAGTCCGTCCGGTTCGGCTACGAATTCCTGGGTGTCCTGGACCGGATTGCCGGGGAACTGCCGGAGGACCGTCTCCGAAAAGCCTGCCTGAAGTCGTACTACAAGACCTTCCGCCTCATTCTTGCCTGGCGCGAGATCGCGGCGGCGGAAGGAAACGGATCCCGGGAAGCCGTCGCGGGCGACCTGGCCTGCTGGGCGGCGCACCTGCGGGGAAACATGGCAGCATACCGGCGGTACCCCCGGCTCCTTGGCCTCAGCTACTACTGCATCGGCAAGTACTACTGCCTGCAAGGGGCCATGGAGGAAGGGAGGCGTTTCCTCGGGGATGCCCTGAGGATCCCCGGGGGTCTCCTCAGCCGGGCGCTGCCGGGGAGGCTCGCGGCCTCCCTCGGGAAAGGCCCCTTTGCCTGGTACCACCGACGCTGCAAGGCCATCGCGGGCCGCCTGCGGTGGGGCCGGTCCTGA
- a CDS encoding GDP-L-fucose synthase: protein MEKHSRIFVAGVETVIGAGIKRALKALGYDLLIEGLAGDEGVNPGRVESFFRTERPEYVFIASGMSGGIAANLKFPAELMIDNLLRQIYLIDAAHRAGVRKLLYLASSCCYPRMCMQPMKEEAILTGPLEPTNEPYALAKIAGIKMIESYRREYGDNFICGIPGNCFGPGDDFSPEDSHVIGALICRFHEAKIQGLGEVEIWGSGEPRREFIYSDDLGDACVFVMNHYEGLSPVNLGSGQDISIRDLALLIREIVAYEGSLRFDPSKPDGMPVKLLDSGKLFSLGWRSRVDFRYALQKTYDWFRQSQVVNR from the coding sequence ATGGAAAAACATTCCAGGATTTTTGTGGCGGGAGTCGAGACAGTTATCGGGGCCGGAATCAAAAGGGCCCTGAAAGCCCTCGGTTACGATCTGCTGATCGAGGGACTTGCTGGCGACGAAGGAGTCAATCCCGGACGAGTGGAGAGCTTCTTCAGGACGGAAAGGCCTGAGTACGTCTTCATTGCTTCCGGCATGTCAGGAGGGATTGCCGCAAACCTGAAGTTTCCGGCCGAACTCATGATCGATAACCTGCTCAGGCAGATTTACCTTATCGATGCCGCGCATCGTGCGGGGGTCAGGAAACTCCTGTATCTGGCAAGTTCCTGCTGCTACCCGAGGATGTGTATGCAACCGATGAAAGAGGAAGCCATCCTGACGGGTCCCCTGGAACCAACCAATGAACCCTATGCGCTGGCCAAGATTGCCGGCATCAAGATGATCGAGTCTTATCGCCGGGAGTACGGAGATAATTTCATCTGTGGTATCCCCGGAAACTGTTTCGGTCCGGGAGATGACTTCAGTCCCGAAGATTCCCATGTCATCGGTGCCTTGATCTGCCGCTTTCATGAAGCGAAGATCCAGGGATTGGGCGAAGTCGAGATATGGGGGTCGGGTGAACCGAGACGGGAATTTATCTATTCCGATGACCTCGGGGATGCCTGCGTTTTTGTCATGAACCATTATGAAGGGCTGTCTCCTGTAAATCTGGGAAGCGGTCAGGACATATCAATCCGGGATCTGGCCCTCCTGATTCGGGAAATTGTTGCTTATGAAGGGTCTCTCCGCTTTGATCCTTCGAAGCCTGATGGAATGCCGGTGAAACTGCTTGATTCCGGCAAACTTTTCTCTCTCGGCTGGAGGTCCCGGGTGGATTTCCGGTACGCACTTCAAAAGACATACGACTGGTTCCGGCAGAGCCAAGTCGTGAATCGGTAG
- a CDS encoding transketolase C-terminal domain-containing protein, whose translation MPWSKIKPDEIEPDFSKGLTECRRVCAYADAVREALQLAMRHDKRVFVMGQGVDDPGGMFGTTLGLHHEFGGERVFDTPLAETALTGVAVGAALGGMHPVYFHNRPDFLLLAMDQLVNHAAKWHFMFGGAVCVPLVLWACVGRGWGSAAQHSQALQGLFMHVPGLKLVMPSTCHDAKGLMISAIADPNPVLIIDHRFNFKQQGVVPEGLYRVPIGKGIVRRTGKDVTVVAISHLLIDAFHAAEELSADGIDAEVIDPRSLRPLDEQIILESVEKTGRLVIADSGWKTGGATAEIAAMVSEKGFHSLKGPIIRVACPDLPTPAGYTLEEAFYVGKENIKKAILESLSRG comes from the coding sequence ATGCCCTGGTCAAAGATCAAGCCTGACGAGATAGAGCCGGACTTCAGCAAGGGCCTCACAGAATGCAGACGCGTCTGTGCCTATGCGGATGCGGTTCGTGAAGCGCTGCAACTGGCCATGCGGCACGATAAGCGGGTTTTCGTGATGGGACAGGGGGTGGATGATCCTGGTGGTATGTTCGGTACAACCCTGGGGCTTCATCACGAATTTGGAGGGGAACGCGTTTTTGATACGCCCCTGGCGGAGACGGCGCTGACGGGTGTCGCCGTGGGTGCCGCCCTGGGAGGGATGCATCCCGTCTATTTTCACAATCGTCCCGATTTTCTGCTTCTTGCCATGGACCAACTGGTCAATCATGCGGCGAAGTGGCATTTCATGTTCGGCGGAGCCGTCTGCGTTCCTCTGGTACTCTGGGCTTGTGTGGGGAGAGGATGGGGCTCGGCCGCCCAGCATTCTCAGGCCTTGCAGGGACTATTCATGCATGTGCCGGGATTGAAGCTCGTCATGCCCAGTACGTGCCATGATGCGAAAGGACTGATGATCTCCGCCATAGCCGATCCGAATCCTGTCCTGATCATCGATCATCGCTTCAATTTCAAGCAGCAGGGCGTCGTCCCGGAAGGGCTCTACCGGGTGCCGATCGGAAAGGGAATCGTCCGAAGGACCGGAAAAGACGTTACCGTCGTTGCCATTTCACATCTGTTGATCGATGCATTCCATGCAGCGGAAGAGTTGTCGGCGGACGGTATCGATGCCGAGGTCATCGATCCACGTTCTCTTCGTCCGCTAGATGAACAGATAATCCTTGAGTCAGTCGAAAAAACGGGTCGCCTGGTCATTGCCGATTCGGGCTGGAAGACAGGTGGTGCAACTGCAGAAATTGCAGCAATGGTGTCGGAAAAAGGGTTTCATTCCTTGAAAGGCCCCATCATCAGGGTGGCCTGCCCCGACCTGCCGACGCCCGCCGGCTATACCCTCGAAGAAGCCTTCTATGTCGGCAAAGAAAACATCAAGAAGGCAATCCTGGAAAGCCTGTCTCGGGGGTAG
- a CDS encoding DegT/DnrJ/EryC1/StrS family aminotransferase: MAKKKMKVPFGTISIPEKSKEIISEILETKRVSSGKYVREFEEKFARLHGFKEAVAVSSGTDADILALAVLHDYGAKRGDEIIIPSLSFVATGNAVVHAGFTPLFVDIERDTLNMDPGQIEEAITEKTRAIMPVHLMGKPARMDEITRIAKKHDLYVIEDAAEAHGARYKGKTIGHLSHMAAFSTYIAHIITTAEGGIVITQDEGFADILRSLRSHGRACKCRQCKLNLKSGFCAKRFASEGGEDIRFIFERIGYSCKMNELEAAIGLGNMENYNDILNKRRENLLYVLNRFDRFNPYLSSIREEAGEQIGPHAIPIIVQEGAPFTRADLTNYLEKRGIETRTLFLSMPTQCPGFSYLGYRLGQFPNAEYMGRNGIHIGCHHDLGIAEMDYVLETLEDFLKMHCSNLHRRNGRSSKSER, from the coding sequence ATGGCAAAGAAAAAAATGAAGGTTCCCTTCGGCACAATATCCATTCCAGAAAAATCGAAGGAAATTATTTCGGAAATTCTTGAAACCAAAAGGGTATCCAGTGGGAAGTATGTCCGCGAATTCGAAGAAAAATTTGCCCGGCTGCATGGATTCAAGGAGGCGGTTGCAGTAAGCAGTGGAACGGATGCAGATATTCTTGCCTTGGCTGTGCTTCACGATTATGGAGCCAAGCGGGGCGACGAGATCATCATTCCCTCTCTCTCCTTTGTCGCGACAGGGAATGCCGTTGTTCACGCAGGATTCACGCCGTTGTTTGTCGATATTGAGAGAGATACGCTGAACATGGATCCTGGACAAATCGAAGAGGCCATTACGGAAAAAACCCGTGCCATCATGCCGGTTCATCTGATGGGTAAACCGGCCAGGATGGACGAGATAACGAGGATTGCAAAGAAGCACGACCTTTATGTCATAGAGGATGCCGCAGAGGCTCACGGGGCACGCTACAAGGGGAAGACTATCGGCCACCTGTCGCACATGGCGGCCTTCAGCACTTACATTGCTCATATCATCACGACGGCAGAAGGGGGGATCGTCATCACTCAGGATGAGGGCTTCGCCGACATACTCCGCTCGCTCCGTTCGCACGGTCGGGCATGCAAGTGCAGGCAATGCAAACTGAATCTGAAGTCAGGCTTCTGCGCCAAGAGATTCGCGAGCGAGGGAGGTGAAGATATCCGCTTCATCTTTGAGCGGATCGGATACTCCTGCAAGATGAACGAACTGGAAGCGGCAATCGGCCTCGGCAACATGGAAAATTATAACGATATCCTGAATAAACGAAGGGAGAACCTTCTGTACGTGCTGAATCGGTTCGACAGGTTCAACCCTTATCTATCTTCCATCCGCGAAGAAGCAGGGGAACAGATCGGTCCGCATGCAATCCCCATCATTGTTCAGGAGGGTGCACCCTTCACTCGGGCTGACCTGACGAATTACCTGGAGAAGAGGGGTATTGAAACACGGACCCTCTTTCTGTCGATGCCGACGCAATGCCCGGGGTTTTCTTATCTGGGCTACAGGCTCGGGCAATTTCCCAATGCAGAGTACATGGGCCGCAACGGGATCCACATCGGATGTCATCACGACCTGGGAATCGCCGAGATGGATTATGTTCTTGAAACCTTGGAAGACTTCCTGAAGATGCATTGCAGCAACCTTCACCGACGCAACGGCCGGTCGTCAAAATCTGAGCGTTAG
- a CDS encoding nucleotidyltransferase family protein: MTAISDRQAAILVGGLGARLRSVVSDRPKVLADILGRPFLTYLLEQLRDAGVSRIVLCTGYRSDQVEAAFGPFFENVSLIYSREITPLGTAGAIKNAEAHIGTDCLLVMNGDSYIDLDLDDFLQWHDEKKASASILLARVEDTSRYGRVQADEEGCITGFEEKGAHDGPGWINAGVYLLRENFIQSIPSGLTVSMEKEMFPSWIGKGLYGYRSEGRFIDIGIPEDYLAAEQFFRRMEQERKYK; encoded by the coding sequence ATGACAGCGATTTCCGATAGACAAGCAGCGATTCTGGTGGGTGGACTGGGAGCCCGCCTGCGATCCGTCGTGTCGGATCGCCCAAAAGTCCTGGCGGACATCCTGGGAAGACCCTTTCTGACTTATCTCCTGGAGCAGTTGCGCGATGCCGGTGTTTCCCGCATTGTTTTGTGTACAGGCTATCGATCCGATCAGGTGGAGGCAGCCTTTGGCCCCTTCTTCGAGAACGTTTCTCTGATCTATTCTCGCGAGATCACCCCCTTGGGGACAGCTGGTGCGATCAAAAATGCGGAGGCGCATATCGGAACGGACTGCCTGCTGGTCATGAATGGCGATTCATACATTGATCTGGATCTGGATGATTTTCTCCAGTGGCATGATGAGAAGAAAGCGTCGGCATCAATCCTTCTGGCCCGAGTCGAGGATACAAGTCGATATGGTCGCGTACAAGCGGACGAGGAAGGGTGCATCACCGGCTTCGAAGAAAAGGGAGCACATGACGGGCCGGGGTGGATCAATGCCGGGGTCTATCTCTTGCGGGAAAACTTCATTCAGTCAATTCCTTCCGGTTTGACCGTGTCAATGGAGAAGGAAATGTTTCCTTCATGGATCGGGAAAGGGCTTTATGGATATCGGAGTGAGGGGCGTTTTATCGATATCGGAATTCCTGAGGATTACCTTGCAGCGGAACAATTCTTTCGGAGAATGGAGCAGGAAAGGAAATACAAATGA
- a CDS encoding GDP-mannose 4,6-dehydratase, which produces MKKALITGITGQDGAYLSRFLLDKDYRVYGLVTDYDRTQLANLAWIDALERVSLVSGDLLDLPRLQDLLEEVQPDELYHLAAQSSVAQSFRDPVDTVAFNVLSTQHLLEAIRTLALPARFYHASSSEMYGRVRTLPVVEESVFHPVSPYAISKAAGHWLAVNYREAYGLFCCCGILFNHESVLRPPNYVTKKIVSAAVRIAKGSREKLTLGNVEIRRDWGYAPEYVKSMWLMLQQDEPDEYVIATNEAHSLRSFAATAFACLDMDWEEHTMIDRTLFRPSDIDVICGNPAKARNKLGWEYDMTFDGLVRRLVEEEQARQTAGPEDGCPARMT; this is translated from the coding sequence ATGAAAAAGGCCCTGATTACCGGCATCACCGGCCAGGATGGCGCGTACCTGTCCCGATTCCTTTTGGACAAGGATTACCGGGTCTACGGCCTGGTGACCGATTATGACCGCACGCAACTGGCCAATCTGGCCTGGATCGACGCTCTGGAGCGCGTATCACTCGTTTCCGGCGACCTGCTGGACCTGCCGCGGCTCCAGGACCTGCTCGAAGAGGTGCAGCCGGACGAACTGTATCATCTGGCAGCCCAGAGCTCCGTCGCCCAGTCCTTCCGGGATCCCGTCGATACGGTGGCCTTCAACGTCCTGAGCACCCAGCATCTGCTGGAAGCGATCCGGACGCTGGCCCTTCCCGCCCGGTTCTACCATGCTTCGTCCAGCGAGATGTACGGCCGCGTCAGGACCTTGCCGGTCGTTGAGGAATCGGTCTTCCATCCCGTCAGTCCTTACGCCATCTCCAAGGCGGCGGGTCACTGGCTGGCCGTCAACTACAGGGAGGCTTATGGACTCTTCTGCTGTTGCGGCATCCTCTTCAACCATGAATCTGTGCTTCGTCCCCCCAACTACGTCACCAAGAAGATCGTCTCCGCAGCGGTCCGGATCGCGAAAGGATCCCGGGAGAAGCTGACCCTCGGGAATGTGGAAATCCGACGGGACTGGGGGTATGCCCCGGAGTACGTCAAATCCATGTGGCTCATGCTCCAGCAGGACGAGCCGGACGAGTATGTCATCGCAACCAACGAGGCCCACAGCCTTCGAAGCTTTGCCGCCACCGCTTTTGCCTGCCTTGACATGGACTGGGAGGAGCACACCATGATCGACCGGACCCTCTTCCGTCCGTCCGACATCGACGTGATCTGCGGCAACCCCGCCAAAGCCAGGAACAAGCTGGGATGGGAGTACGACATGACCTTCGACGGGCTGGTACGGCGGCTTGTGGAGGAGGAGCAGGCCCGGCAGACGGCCGGTCCTGAGGATGGATGCCCCGCCCGGATGACATGA
- a CDS encoding glycosyltransferase family 2 protein has protein sequence MKVTLLVMTWNEIEGMKAIMPRIRNDWVDQIIIVDGGSTDGTVEWAKQAGYHVYIQKKAGFRHAYEEILPSVEGDVVITFSPDGNSIPELIPDLLEKMKEGFDMVIVSRYLGDAKSADDDFLTGFGNWFFTGLANLLHGGNYTDAMVIYRAYKKQLIYDLELCDDRWYNVPEKLFFCKVSWEPLLSVRAARRKLKISEIPGDEPPRIGGERKLRIWQWGAVFLYQFIRDFLVWR, from the coding sequence ATGAAAGTCACATTGCTGGTTATGACCTGGAATGAGATTGAAGGCATGAAAGCCATCATGCCTCGCATTCGGAATGACTGGGTCGATCAAATAATTATCGTTGACGGCGGATCAACGGATGGGACCGTGGAGTGGGCGAAACAGGCGGGGTATCATGTCTACATCCAGAAAAAGGCGGGGTTTAGGCATGCATATGAAGAGATCCTGCCCTCCGTGGAAGGGGACGTCGTGATCACCTTCAGCCCGGATGGAAACTCCATACCGGAACTGATCCCAGACCTGCTCGAAAAAATGAAGGAAGGTTTCGATATGGTCATCGTTTCTCGCTACCTCGGAGATGCCAAGAGTGCGGACGATGACTTCCTGACGGGCTTTGGAAACTGGTTTTTCACAGGTCTGGCGAACCTCCTGCACGGGGGGAACTACACCGACGCCATGGTCATCTATCGAGCCTATAAAAAGCAGTTGATCTACGATTTGGAGCTCTGTGATGACCGATGGTACAATGTGCCGGAGAAGTTGTTTTTTTGTAAGGTGAGCTGGGAGCCACTCCTGTCCGTGCGTGCCGCCAGAAGAAAATTAAAAATATCCGAGATTCCGGGCGATGAGCCTCCCCGGATCGGGGGCGAACGGAAACTGCGGATCTGGCAATGGGGCGCAGTTTTCCTATATCAATTCATCCGAGATTTTCTCGTCTGGCGTTGA
- a CDS encoding NAD(P)-dependent oxidoreductase → MLKILVTGGAGYLGSILCEHLLAAGFQVMVVDNLLYGQSPLFHLCANDSFEFVRGDVRDEALMKRLLRDPDVIIPLAAIVGAPACDRDPWMATSVNLEAIRSIIRLRSREQWIIYPTTNSGYGTKSGDVYCTEETPLEPITLYGQTKVDAEQELLEDKRTVTLRLATVFGLSPRMRLDLLVNHFVYAAVTDGYLVIFEKDFKRNYIHIRDVADCFVHCINNAQKMEGKPYNAGLDAANLSKEELALKVKEYVPKLYIHFSEIGSDPDKRNYIVSNKRLLDAGFAAKRSLDDGIRELLKGYSMLGRGQFKNI, encoded by the coding sequence ATGTTGAAAATACTTGTTACTGGAGGAGCCGGCTATCTGGGCTCCATTTTGTGTGAGCACCTGCTTGCTGCAGGTTTCCAGGTGATGGTTGTCGATAATTTGTTGTATGGCCAGAGCCCCCTGTTCCATCTTTGTGCGAATGATTCCTTTGAGTTTGTCCGGGGTGACGTTCGCGACGAGGCTCTGATGAAACGCCTGCTCAGGGATCCCGATGTCATCATCCCTCTGGCTGCGATCGTGGGCGCACCAGCCTGTGACCGGGATCCGTGGATGGCCACCTCAGTCAATCTGGAGGCGATCCGGTCCATTATCCGCCTCCGTAGCAGGGAGCAGTGGATTATCTACCCTACAACAAACAGCGGTTATGGAACGAAATCGGGCGACGTTTACTGTACGGAAGAAACACCCCTTGAGCCAATCACGCTGTACGGTCAGACGAAGGTGGATGCGGAGCAGGAACTGCTGGAAGACAAGAGGACGGTCACGCTGAGGCTGGCCACCGTTTTCGGATTGTCGCCCCGAATGCGCTTGGATCTGCTGGTGAACCACTTTGTCTACGCCGCCGTTACGGATGGGTATCTTGTCATTTTTGAAAAGGACTTCAAGCGCAACTATATTCATATCCGGGACGTGGCAGATTGTTTTGTTCACTGCATCAACAACGCCCAAAAAATGGAAGGTAAGCCTTACAACGCAGGACTGGATGCGGCCAATCTCTCCAAAGAAGAGCTTGCACTGAAAGTTAAAGAGTATGTGCCCAAACTGTATATTCACTTTTCAGAGATTGGCAGTGATCCTGACAAGAGGAACTATATTGTCTCGAACAAAAGGCTTCTGGATGCCGGATTTGCAGCAAAGCGCTCCCTGGATGACGGGATCAGAGAATTATTGAAGGGATACAGTATGCTGGGCAGGGGACAGTTTAAAAATATTTAG
- a CDS encoding thiamine pyrophosphate-dependent dehydrogenase E1 component subunit alpha yields MSHSAYELRHLFYEMLRIRKVQIKIDAHYLENEMKTPVHLYIGQEAIAVGVCSNLNRDDYINSNHRSHGHYLAKGGSLRALIAELFCRETGCSKGRGGSMHLVDVSVGHYGSSSIVGGGIPIATGLGMSIQMQRQSAVSVVFFGDGAADEGVLYESINFAVLKKLPVIYILENNQFSVCSHVSVRQAGDNVFHAMPGDLLYTKIIDGNNVLAIREASGRAVARAREGQGPSFLECRTYRILGHAGCEAQDPSGYRSSEDIQSWKRKCPVSRLRKNLLKKGIITLDMISDMERRIDEEIDDAFEYAKKSPLPTAATLHRYLFCE; encoded by the coding sequence TTGAGTCATTCAGCTTACGAGCTCAGGCATCTCTTTTATGAGATGTTGCGGATACGAAAAGTCCAGATCAAGATAGATGCGCACTATCTCGAAAATGAGATGAAGACGCCGGTTCACCTTTACATCGGCCAGGAGGCGATTGCGGTCGGCGTTTGTTCGAACCTCAACAGGGACGACTACATAAACAGCAACCATCGCAGTCACGGTCATTATCTCGCTAAGGGTGGCAGCCTCAGGGCACTGATTGCGGAGTTGTTCTGCCGCGAGACCGGGTGTTCGAAGGGAAGGGGCGGCTCGATGCATCTGGTGGACGTATCCGTCGGTCATTACGGGAGCTCTTCCATCGTGGGAGGGGGGATTCCCATTGCAACCGGATTGGGCATGTCGATTCAGATGCAGCGGCAATCGGCAGTCAGCGTGGTATTCTTCGGTGATGGCGCTGCCGATGAAGGGGTCCTTTATGAAAGCATCAACTTCGCCGTACTGAAGAAGCTGCCCGTCATTTACATCCTGGAGAACAATCAGTTCTCAGTCTGTTCCCATGTATCGGTCCGGCAGGCGGGGGATAACGTCTTCCATGCCATGCCTGGGGATTTGCTGTATACAAAGATCATAGACGGCAACAATGTTCTTGCGATCCGTGAAGCATCCGGCAGGGCCGTGGCCCGTGCCAGGGAAGGTCAGGGGCCGTCATTCCTCGAATGCAGGACGTACCGAATCCTCGGCCATGCGGGATGTGAAGCACAGGATCCTTCCGGATATCGATCATCTGAAGACATTCAGTCTTGGAAAAGAAAGTGCCCCGTTTCAAGATTGCGGAAAAATCTCCTGAAGAAAGGGATAATCACCTTGGATATGATTTCGGACATGGAGAGAAGAATCGATGAGGAAATTGATGATGCTTTCGAATATGCGAAGAAATCTCCACTGCCAACTGCTGCAACTCTCCATCGCTATCTTTTTTGTGAGTAG
- a CDS encoding glycosyltransferase family 1 protein, which yields MQNPLHLVIDGIIYQSQSMGGISRLFTEILPRMCAQDEAVDMTLFVVGNSSQALPAHPRIHPLRIFDPQPFMRPSFLWRSLEEPARKAMMRLRLGTGQGKIWHSTYFSEPGRWEGRKVYTVADMIHERYPDLFFGPGGDAFRALRKRCVLSADAVLCISEATRNDIREIYDWDSDRLHVVHLAGSDFFRPLRDGESESNHPGERPFLLYVGSRAHYKNFDGLLRAYSRWAERCDVGLLAVGAPWTPVEADLLRKLGLADQVRLLTNVDDESLCRLYNRAAAFLYPSLYEGFGIPLLEAMASGCPVVASRIATTVEVAGDCPIYFDPIDGDSLLAALDQVMGEGRDSNRTRAALAHAGRYSWDRTAAETLRVYRSIA from the coding sequence ATGCAAAATCCCCTGCACCTCGTCATCGACGGCATCATCTACCAGTCCCAGTCCATGGGGGGGATCTCCCGGCTGTTCACGGAGATCCTGCCCCGCATGTGCGCTCAGGACGAGGCGGTGGACATGACCCTGTTCGTTGTCGGGAACAGCAGCCAGGCGCTGCCTGCCCATCCGCGGATCCACCCCCTGCGGATTTTCGATCCGCAGCCGTTCATGCGTCCGTCCTTTCTCTGGCGCTCCCTGGAGGAGCCGGCCCGGAAGGCCATGATGCGGCTCCGGCTGGGCACCGGACAAGGGAAAATCTGGCACTCGACGTACTTCTCGGAGCCGGGCCGGTGGGAAGGACGCAAAGTGTATACCGTGGCTGACATGATCCACGAGCGCTATCCGGACCTGTTCTTCGGCCCCGGCGGGGACGCATTCCGGGCGTTGAGGAAGCGTTGCGTTCTCTCGGCCGACGCCGTCCTCTGCATCTCCGAGGCGACCCGGAACGACATCCGGGAGATCTACGACTGGGACTCCGACCGGCTCCACGTCGTTCACCTGGCCGGCAGCGATTTCTTCCGGCCTCTTCGGGACGGCGAGTCGGAGAGCAACCATCCCGGCGAAAGACCATTTCTCCTCTACGTGGGCTCCCGGGCCCACTACAAGAATTTCGACGGGCTCCTCCGGGCCTACAGCCGCTGGGCTGAACGGTGCGATGTCGGACTCCTGGCCGTGGGAGCCCCCTGGACGCCTGTTGAGGCCGACCTCCTCCGGAAGCTGGGCCTCGCTGATCAGGTTCGCCTGCTCACGAACGTGGATGACGAGAGCCTTTGCCGGCTCTACAACCGTGCCGCGGCCTTTCTCTATCCCTCCCTTTACGAAGGCTTCGGCATTCCCCTGCTGGAGGCCATGGCAAGCGGGTGTCCCGTGGTGGCCTCCCGGATCGCCACGACGGTGGAGGTGGCGGGGGATTGCCCCATCTATTTCGATCCCATCGACGGGGATTCCCTCCTGGCCGCCCTCGACCAGGTGATGGGCGAGGGGAGGGATTCAAATCGTACCCGGGCCGCTCTCGCCCATGCCGGCCGTTATTCCTGGGACCGGACAGCCGCGGAGACGCTGCGTGTCTACCGGAGCATAGCGTGA